The DNA region CACCCATATCAGAATTGCTTAATGCTGGCAAGCCTGGCAGAATGGGCGAGCATGTGGGTGAAAAGAAGAATATAGCAGCAATTGAGGAGGGGAAAAACGTCCCAGTTCTCATGGTTTTCTTTGCTCATTCCTTTAATGACTCTTTAAGCATGAAAGAGTTAAAGAATGGGTGCATCATCGTGGCTCTTAGGCAGCTTTGTTCATCTCCATCTTCTGGGGTGAGCCGGTTCCTCGTCCTTCAAAGACTCTGGAGATCTCTTCAAAAGTCCTGCCCTTGGTCTCTGGCACTTTGAAGAAGGTGAAGACAAAGAAGATGACCAGAAAAACAAGGAAGATGAGGAAGACATAGGAGCCACATAGTTTCTGCAGGGAGAACAcacacaagattttttttcatattacaTGTAAGGTCATTTGCTGTTGAGAGGTTAAAATTCCAACACCTTTCTCCAGCAGTGCCCTTACTGACTTTTTCCTCAccacagcattttaaaaattgaaatcaCATTCCTATGGGCTTCTAGAAGTCTTTAATCTTCCTGAGGGTGACCAAAATTGATGCATTTAAAGCAAAAGCAATGATGTGCTAAGATGGCTCCTGCAAATATTTGTAAGCTGCAACCAGTTAAAACAGCAGAATATAAGGTGAACAACAGCCTCCAGTAACAATCATAACACTGACTCAGAGACCTCTGGAAGACTCACCAGCCCTCTTCCCAAAGCAGGGACAATTTCTAGGAGAGGCTAAGCTATTAAAGGTCATATATAGTCACGTGCCAAACTCTTCAATGACACAGATTCTACTGCTTTTCTGGACACCTCTTCCAATGGTGCAGTGCTTTCACACTGCTTCATAAACCAGGACTTACCTCGGCATAGGGGAAGAGCATTCCCACCAAGAAATTTGAGGTCCAGTTGGAACAACcagccactgccacagctgcaggtCGTGGGCCCTGGCTGAAGAGTTCTGCCACAATGAACCACGGGATAGGGCCAGGGCCAATCTCAAAAAGAGCCACAAAGCCAAAAGTGGCAACAATGCTGATGTATCTGATCCAGTCCACGACGTCCTGCAAGGGAACAAAGTATGATCAGCACAACCTCATCTCTAGCTGCACTGCAAACACTGTAGCAGTTCCCAGAGTTATAAAATTGCTCTTTCCATTGCACACTTGGCTCTACCTGCCTACAGGGCAGTattgcagagaaaagcagatgtgttTTCTTATAGGTTCCTGCTGGGGTCAGCCTGGACAATAACACCCATCACTCACCTTCAGAGCCAAAGCCACAGTCATAatagcagcacacacagccatgCCACCCAAACCAGCTAAATGGAGAGTCCGGCGGCCAGCACGCTCCACCAGGAACAGCTGgaaaggagaaggcagaaggaaaaaatgtccATTACTTTGGCAGAAAAGCAGGACCAACCTCCTCACTCAGTATCTCCTGCATCTTCTCCTTATCTGCCCATAAACCTCAGAGACCATGATGATCTCAGTGCCCATCACCAGGCTGCTCCATTGTCAGCACAAGTTCTTCCACTCTGgttcttgctgctgctccctctcatCACTCTTTTCCCCACGTGCTCTCCTTTTCTACATTCTCTTTCATCTAAGATAACAACATCTCTTTCTGCCCATCTCTCCTCCCACCACGCCTTTGATGCATGCTGGTCTTTGCTCCCACAGGTCAGTGCACAGCCCAGTGCTTTGCCACCACCTGGCTCCTTGTCTGTAGTGCCACCAGCCAGGGACACACCCAGGcagacacagccctgtcccactCACCGACACCACAGTGAAGACTGTGTTCACCACACCGGCTCCAATGGTGGCATAGACAGGCTGTGTGATACCAGCTCGTTCAAAAATCCCCGTGGAATAGTAGAATACCTTGCAAGAGAAGAGAAAGTTGGACAGAGTCACGATTCCATGGTTGAGAGCATGTCCCTCATCCTCTGCCTACCACCTTGCACTCCCATCAGGGAGTTTCTAAGCAGCACTCCACACTATAAAACAGCATGCTTCCAGTCAAGGTTCATTCACTTGGTGCAAGGCTGCAGTGCCTCACCAGGGTGCACGTGGACAAAGTGAAAGTCACAATATCCACTTTCCATCTCAGCATCTTTGCCAAATGACAAAACAGTGACCTCCATTCAAGGCAAAAAGATGTTTTGGGACTTGGAGTTCTCTCCACACCGGTAGCAAGTGCAAGCTTAGCCAGAGATAAGGGAGGCCCAGAAGATGGGACAGCAAGGTAACTCACAGCATTGAtgcctgagagctgctgggagagctgcagcatGATGGCAATGATAATGGCTTGACGGTAGTTTGGAGAACGGAAGAGCTCAGGCACAGTTACTTTCTTTTCCTGGGACATTTTAGCACTTTCTTCTTTCATCTCCTCGATGTCTTGAGATACATCTCGATCGCCACGGAGCTTCTGGAGAACTGGAGGGAAGAATCCAAAGACACCAGGCATGAGATACACACCTACTGGCCAGGGCAGGTGTGtgtcccatcctgctgctgcagggagggcacggGAGGAAGACTCAACACCCCCAGCTGGTGTTGAGGCCTGCTGTATGGAAAGGCCAAgcctctgctgccagccttgCTCTTCTTTTCAACCCAGAGGTCAGGGTGCTGTGAACAGCACAGAAACCAGGCCCAGGTCCTGCTCACGTTTATTGATCTTCAAGCTTATGTTTGATCCTGAATTTCTGTTCAGACTCTTGCTAGAGCTGACCCCAGCCCTCCAAGCTCCTGTTAAATGCCAGCCTACTTCCTgcctttcagcagcagctggtccTGCTACATCCCACCAGGCTAGGTGCCACTCCTCACATCTTGATCCCACCTGCAGCCTCTGTTGGGATGCCAGGTTTTTCATGCTtcctggcactggtgcaacctaAAGGATGGGAAGGTAGGCCAGGCCTGATGCCCTCCGGCAGTCACACCCTAATTCACCACAGGCACCAGGATCAGTCCTGGCCTCCCACTCAAGCTCAGTGCAGGCTGGGAGCCAGAACACTGCCCTGCCCCTTTGAGATGAGTTCTTACCTGCTTGggctttctcctcctccatcttgTTGATCAATAGGAAGCGGGGGCTTTCAGGGCAGAACAGAAGACCAATACACTGAATGATTGCTGGGAGGATTGTGAAGCCCAAAAGCATTGGCCAAAGACCTTCAGTGCCCATGATCGCCTCCAGTCCAAAGATCTACACCAAGGACAGAAGAGAAATAAGAGTGACTTCAAACACTTCAATTCCTCACCCCCACCCCAGTACGACAGGATCCACACTCTGCCCCTGATGGCAAGTAAAGCCCTCCTCACCCCACGTGAGGGCAGGATCAGGTTGTGCCAGGCCTACCTGAGCCACCAGGATGCCCACAACAATGCCCAGCTGGTTGAGGGTGCCGAAGGCTCCACGGAGACTGGTGGGCGACACTTCGCTGATGTACATGGGCACAAAGCCGGTGCACAGGCCACAGAAGGTGCCGATGACAAAGCGGCCAATGATGAACATCTCCACCGATCCTGCTGCCTTAGAGAAGGCCATGAGAAGGCCACCAGCAAAGGCCAAGACATTGACAAGCAGCATGGAGTTCCTCCTGCCAGGGTAAAGATGTCAAGATTGAACTTAAACTGGCAATACAGCAGGAAAATCATCAGGAGAGGGCTAAATGTAAACCCGCCCATGATCGCCCATCTCAGGGGTGGGAACAGAATGGAGTAATTCTCATTCAGATCCTGCCTTGGCCTGCAATCCTTTT from Melospiza georgiana isolate bMelGeo1 chromosome 2, bMelGeo1.pri, whole genome shotgun sequence includes:
- the LOC131080273 gene encoding solute carrier family 2, facilitated glucose transporter member 3, producing MDTKKKLTAPLIYAVSIAAIGSLQFGYNTGVINAPEKIIRGFFNRTLSERSGSAASQELLTSLWSLSVAIFSVGGMIGSFSVSLFVNRFGRRNSMLLVNVLAFAGGLLMAFSKAAGSVEMFIIGRFVIGTFCGLCTGFVPMYISEVSPTSLRGAFGTLNQLGIVVGILVAQIFGLEAIMGTEGLWPMLLGFTILPAIIQCIGLLFCPESPRFLLINKMEEEKAQAVLQKLRGDRDVSQDIEEMKEESAKMSQEKKVTVPELFRSPNYRQAIIIAIMLQLSQQLSGINAVFYYSTGIFERAGITQPVYATIGAGVVNTVFTVVSLFLVERAGRRTLHLAGLGGMAVCAAIMTVALALKDVVDWIRYISIVATFGFVALFEIGPGPIPWFIVAELFSQGPRPAAVAVAGCSNWTSNFLVGMLFPYAEKLCGSYVFLIFLVFLVIFFVFTFFKVPETKGRTFEEISRVFEGRGTGSPQKMEMNKAA